A genome region from Macaca nemestrina isolate mMacNem1 chromosome 20, mMacNem.hap1, whole genome shotgun sequence includes the following:
- the LOC105495337 gene encoding SERTA domain-containing protein 3 isoform X2: MARGAREGWAGPASPGKGGWLRPANRRPAAGGTPANRGSRLGSGAGLGGPEARRRGPAEGIMVGGLKRKHSDLEEEEERWEWSPAGLQSYQQALLRISLDKVQRSLGPRAPSLRRELDTSMDETEPPQNPVAPLGLQNEVPPQPDPVFLEALSSRYLGDSGLDDFFLDIDTSAVEKEPARAPPEPPHNLFCAPGSWEWNELDHIMEIILGS, from the exons ATGGCCCGGGGCGCTAGGGAGGGGTGGGCGGGTCCGGCGTCTCCGGGCAAGGGTGGATGGCTCCGCCCAGCCAATCGACGCCCCGCGGCGGGCGGGACTCCAGCCAATCGCGGCTCGCGGCTTGGCTCCGGGGCGGGGCTGGGTGGTCCCGAAGCCAGACGGAGAGGCCCTGCCGAG GGCATCATGGTGGGAGGCTTGAAGAGGAAACACTCTGAtttggaagaggaggaggagaggtgggAGTGGAGTCCAGCAGGCCTTCAGAGCTACCAGCAAGCCCTGCTCCGCATCTCCCTAGACAAAGTCCAGCGCAGCCTGGGCCCCCGAGCACCCAGCCTCCGCAG GGAGCTGGACACCTCCATGGATGAGACTGAGCCCCCTCAGAATCCAGTGGCTCCCCTCGGCCTCCAGAATGAAGTGCCACCCCAGCCTGATCCAGTCTTCTTAGAGGCGCTGAGCTCCCGGTACTTGGGGGACTCTGGCCTGGATGACTTCTTTCTGGACATTGACACATCTGCGGTAGAAAAGGAGCCTGCGCGTGCCCCACCAGAGCCTCCTCACAACCTCTTCTGTGCCCCAGGTTCCTGGGAGTGGAATGAACTGGATCACATCATGGAAATAATTCTGGGGTCCTAA
- the LOC105495337 gene encoding SERTA domain-containing protein 3 isoform X1, whose product MARGAREGWAGPASPGKGGWLRPANRRPAAGGTPANRGSRLGSGAGLGGPEARRRGPAEGIMVGGLKRKHSDLEEEEERWEWSPAGLQSYQQALLRISLDKVQRSLGPRAPSLRRHVLIHNTLQQLQAALRLAPAPALPPEPLFLGEEDFSLSATIGSILRELDTSMDETEPPQNPVAPLGLQNEVPPQPDPVFLEALSSRYLGDSGLDDFFLDIDTSAVEKEPARAPPEPPHNLFCAPGSWEWNELDHIMEIILGS is encoded by the exons ATGGCCCGGGGCGCTAGGGAGGGGTGGGCGGGTCCGGCGTCTCCGGGCAAGGGTGGATGGCTCCGCCCAGCCAATCGACGCCCCGCGGCGGGCGGGACTCCAGCCAATCGCGGCTCGCGGCTTGGCTCCGGGGCGGGGCTGGGTGGTCCCGAAGCCAGACGGAGAGGCCCTGCCGAG GGCATCATGGTGGGAGGCTTGAAGAGGAAACACTCTGAtttggaagaggaggaggagaggtgggAGTGGAGTCCAGCAGGCCTTCAGAGCTACCAGCAAGCCCTGCTCCGCATCTCCCTAGACAAAGTCCAGCGCAGCCTGGGCCCCCGAGCACCCAGCCTCCGCAGGCATGTCCTCATCCATAACACCCTCCAGCAGCTGCAGGCTGCACTTCGCCTGgctccagcccctgccctgccccccgAGCCCCTCTTCCTGGGCGAGGAGGATTTCTCCTTGTCAGCCACCATTGGCTCTATCCTTAGGGAGCTGGACACCTCCATGGATGAGACTGAGCCCCCTCAGAATCCAGTGGCTCCCCTCGGCCTCCAGAATGAAGTGCCACCCCAGCCTGATCCAGTCTTCTTAGAGGCGCTGAGCTCCCGGTACTTGGGGGACTCTGGCCTGGATGACTTCTTTCTGGACATTGACACATCTGCGGTAGAAAAGGAGCCTGCGCGTGCCCCACCAGAGCCTCCTCACAACCTCTTCTGTGCCCCAGGTTCCTGGGAGTGGAATGAACTGGATCACATCATGGAAATAATTCTGGGGTCCTAA
- the LOC105495337 gene encoding SERTA domain-containing protein 3 isoform X3: MVGGLKRKHSDLEEEEERWEWSPAGLQSYQQALLRISLDKVQRSLGPRAPSLRRHVLIHNTLQQLQAALRLAPAPALPPEPLFLGEEDFSLSATIGSILRELDTSMDETEPPQNPVAPLGLQNEVPPQPDPVFLEALSSRYLGDSGLDDFFLDIDTSAVEKEPARAPPEPPHNLFCAPGSWEWNELDHIMEIILGS; encoded by the coding sequence ATGGTGGGAGGCTTGAAGAGGAAACACTCTGAtttggaagaggaggaggagaggtgggAGTGGAGTCCAGCAGGCCTTCAGAGCTACCAGCAAGCCCTGCTCCGCATCTCCCTAGACAAAGTCCAGCGCAGCCTGGGCCCCCGAGCACCCAGCCTCCGCAGGCATGTCCTCATCCATAACACCCTCCAGCAGCTGCAGGCTGCACTTCGCCTGgctccagcccctgccctgccccccgAGCCCCTCTTCCTGGGCGAGGAGGATTTCTCCTTGTCAGCCACCATTGGCTCTATCCTTAGGGAGCTGGACACCTCCATGGATGAGACTGAGCCCCCTCAGAATCCAGTGGCTCCCCTCGGCCTCCAGAATGAAGTGCCACCCCAGCCTGATCCAGTCTTCTTAGAGGCGCTGAGCTCCCGGTACTTGGGGGACTCTGGCCTGGATGACTTCTTTCTGGACATTGACACATCTGCGGTAGAAAAGGAGCCTGCGCGTGCCCCACCAGAGCCTCCTCACAACCTCTTCTGTGCCCCAGGTTCCTGGGAGTGGAATGAACTGGATCACATCATGGAAATAATTCTGGGGTCCTAA